From Fulvivirga lutea:
AGGTCGTTTATAGATTCACTCCATAAAAGATATAACCCGATTATTCGTGCTATGCGAAATATGCCTAAGCCTATTATAGGTAGATTAAATGGTGTTGCTGCAGGAGCTGGTTGCTCATTGGCATTGGCATGTGATATTGTTGTTGCTGCCGAGGAGTCTATGTTGGTGGAAGTGTTTGTGAATATAGGTTTGGTATTAGATTCAGGGTCGTCTTACTTCTTGCCAAGGTTGGTAGGTTCTGCTAAGGCATTTGAAATGAGTACTATGGGAACTCGAGTAAAGGGGAAAGAAGCTTTCGAAATGGGTCTGGTGAACAAAGTAGTACCATTGTCTGAGTTAGATGCAGCAGTAAAAGAATACACTGATTTTTATGCATCGGCACCTACCAAGGCGATAGGTATGATGAAGAAAATGTTAAATAAAGCGGGTAATAGCTCTTTAGATGAGATGCTTGATTACGAAGCCTATTGCCAGGAAATTGCAGGTAGTAGTGAAGATTACAAAGAAGGTGTTAATGCCTTTTTAGAGAAACGAAAAGCTAATTTTAAAGGAAAATAAAAAAGGCCTCATTTGAGGCCTTTTTTTAATGATATTAATTGTTTTAAAATCCCGTGAAGGAGATTCCTATTGTCGCATTATTTACTTCTGAACCTGCGAACCCATCATCTGTATTCCAAAGAGTGTTTAAACTTTGGTAGTAGAATACATTAAATCCGCCTACGCCTACTCTGGCAGTTACGCCATATCGGAATTTGCTCAGGTTAAAATCATTATGAACTTTGGTTTTATATATCTCACCATCAACGTCTTGTTTAATTTTTGTATGAGAATTGAATAAGTACCCTACCTTAAATCCAACACCCGCTTTAAAGCTTCTTTTTGTGTCAGATGGGTTGGCATAAAATCTAACTTCTACAGGAATATCTATATAGTTTGTTACTAACATAGATTTTTTCATTCCACCACCAAAAATGGTATCGAAGGCAATAGTTTCTTGACCATCCGCATCAAAGCCTTTTACAGGTGTTACATCTTCATCAAATTTGTAGCGATCTAGTCCCAAGCCAATTCCGGGAAGGATAAAAAACTTGGTGTTAGCTATTCTAAAATCTCTTAAGTAATAGAAGTTGATGGTTCTTGAACCTAACAGTTCCGTAGCAATTTCAGGGTCGTTATTTTGAAGAATATTAAACCCAAAATCAATAACTAAAGTGCCTGGTACATCTGGCTGAGCCATTTTCTTGTGTGTTTTTGCTGGCTTTCTCTCTTCCGGACTACCTGTTGCGAGCGCAGATACTGAATAAATAAAAAATATGGATACTAGAAGTGCGTTTCTCATAATGTATTAACAAAAAATTTGCTTTGTTATTGTAGCGCGCAAAGATAGTGTTTTTTAAAAAAGTACCTTTTTTTGAGAGAATTAATTATATAACTTTGCCACTTCTTAAAAATGGCCTCGTAGCATAACTGAATAGTGCACTTGATTACGGCTCAAGAGGTTGCAGGTTTGAATCCTGCCGAGGTCACAAAAAAGCCCCTGAAAAGGGGCTTTTTTATTTCACTCCTGAAACATGAGACAAAATGGCCTTCCACTTTCCGTTCTCTTTAATTAATACATTACTCGATTCATAAGTCGATTTTGTACTGTCATTAAAAACATGCCCAGTGCCAGCAATAACAGCTGTGCCGTTATTAAAGATATCCAACCGTTTAATTTCATAATAAAAGGAGTCCGGGGCAACATGATTGTTTTTTACCCATTCTAGTTCGAATCGCTTATCAGATACTTCACCACTATGGCCAATCATTTCAAAATACTCATGTAGAATCTGATCCAGCATTTCAGGTTTACCCTGATGATATGAGGTTGGCCAAAGAGTAGTTTTCAAGTGCTTTAAATCTGTTGTATCTTGTTTGGTAATTTCTAAGCTGTAATTATTCGGGTTCTGCTTAGAGGAACAACTCGCCAATATAGCAGCAGTCAATAATGTGGTAATTATCTTTTTCATTCATGTTTGGGTTTGATAGAGTGGAATATACGCAAGCACGATAGAAGGGATGGAACTTTAACAACTTATTAACAAATTGATGTTAATCTAGTGAACATCTGCTGCCCTGAAGTCATTTAGTAATAATCATGATAACAATAGCTTTTGATTTTGGACATAGAATAAGAAAAGCGACTACCTAGTTGGAAGTCGCTTTGTAGGATATGTTACAAAACTTAATCCAATCCAATCATTATAAAGGCACCCCAAAATATAGGGTCAGGGTATTCTATTCTAAGTTCTTTCTTAGCTTCTACAAAGGATTCACGCTTCTTACCTGTTTGTAACCATTTGGTATAGAATTTTACCATTAATTCCTGTGTGGCGGCATCATCTACTTTAAACATACTCATGATAAGTGTTTTAGCACCCGCTACAATAAATGCCCTTTGCAGACCGTAAACACCTTCACCCACAGCTAGCTCACCAAGTCCCGTTTCACATGCGCTGAGCACTACTAAATCGGTTTTATCTAAGTTGAGGTTCATGGCCTCGTATGCGGTTAGAATTCCATTTTCAATATTATAGTTGTAAGAAGTTTTGTTCAGCAAGTCACCAGCACCAGTAAGTAATAAGCCGGTTCTTAAAAGTGGATTTTGTGACGCCTGAGATTCACTAAGTGTCAATTCATCATTTGCTTTAATTTCTTTGGCAGGAGAGAAGAAACCGTGAGTGGCAATATGGAATATTCTAGGATTGTCCAGTTTTTTTATTTGCTCTTCTCTGGCTGCCTGTTCACTATACACGTTGGCGATCCAACCCTCATTTTTGAGTACTTTTCTCAATTCTTTCAACTCCAGCTCTGTGCCTGGTAGTGGGTTTATTTCACCAGCATCTGCAGTCAGGTAAAAGTTAGGATTCCCGAACATCGATGCTCTTTTCTCTTCCTGTATCAACTGTGTTTTTACCTGACGGATGTAAATATCTTTTGTGTTACTAACCAGTACAATGTTTGATCGATCAATCACATATTTGCCATCATTTGTGGGAACAGATTCCAGGTTAATCTGGTTGTAAACGCCATCTGCACTTAAATAAACAGTGGCAAACTGGCCTACCACATCTTCAATGGGTTTCCAATATTGATTGTAACTATATGAGTCTTTTAATCTGAAAATGATGCTGTTTCTGTAGTTCTTGAAATACCTATTCTCAAGTTCTTCACCATTGTTGATGAGTATTACTTTAGGATTTTTAAAGTCCTTGTCGTTCTTAACATACATTGCAGCGTACACTACAGAATCTGAAAAAGTATGATCAAAGTATCTGAAGCGAACCATTTCAATAGCTACTTCATTAGGTTTTAATACTTTTTGAACATCTTCCCATTGAATTTTTTTGTCTTCAAAACTTTGCGAGAAAAGTTCTGATTTTTGACTCAATTCTTTTTCAAGAGCTTCTACCTGATTGCTGAGAGCGCCAGGATCTATCTGATTTTCAGCCAATTGCTCAGCACTCATCGAAATGGCATTTGTTAGTTGCTCTTTCTTATCTATCCAATTGTTGTATTTATTTTTTAGATCTTCATCGTTACTATTCAAAATCCTTTCCCTGATTTTAATGGAAGAGTTTAGAAGTATAGCCTTCGTTAAGAGAGCGTTATTATATACGTCACCCACCAGTTCGGCATCATCTTGCATGTTTGAAAATGCCAGTGTGTTATAAAATTCATAATCAGATTTTATTGTGTTCCAATACTTAGCTTTCTCTCTCTCACTTAATGCTGGGAAATAATCTCTAATGAAATTCTGATAGTTGGCTAATGCTTCTTCTATGTTCTTTAGCGATTGTTTTGTATCGCCCTCCATATAATACACCTTGCTCAACTTGGAGATTATTTTTACATATTCCGGATGGTTTTTGTTGAAGAAACGCTCATACAACTTTTTTGATTTTTCATACTGCTCTTCGGCCAGATCGTAATTTCGCTGTAGGTAATATATATCTCCAATAAGAGTGTATATGGCAGCTGCATTTATATTATTGCGCTTACCAACCTTTGCTACCCAAATATTCTCAGCTAATGTGAGTGAGTTAAAGGCATCGTCATAACGTCTTTCTGAAATGTAAACCTTCGCTAAGTCAGTTAAAATGTTGGCGTAAGTAGGATTTCTGTTGCCCAATTTAGCAGCAATAATACCTTTGGCTTCTTCCATGATCTTTTCCGCTTCCTTTAAATTCTCACCGTTGTGAAATTTAATCAAACCTAAATCTGTCAACGATTTAGCCACATCCACATGGTTATTACCAAATTGTGCTCGCTGAATTGTAATCGCTTTGTTTATATTTTCTTCGGCATTGTCAAAATCTCCAATACTCGAGTTTACTTCAGATAATAACTTTAAAGCAGGTGCGGTTTTTGAAGACTTTTCTCCGAACGTACTATTTGCAATTGAGAGTGCTTGCTTCGCAGTTTGTTCAGCTTTAGGGTATTCTCCATTTATTAATTGAAGCTTGCCTTTGTTTACTAGTGGGCTAATTAGCCTTCTGGAAGAAGAGCCATATCTGGTTTGATAACCTGCAATTAATTCGTCAAGCAAATCTTCTGTTTCTGAATACCTACCTAAGGTAATGTACAAACTGGCTAACTCTTCTCCAGCTGCAAGCTCATCGTACACAACAGTTTCTTTTGCCCTTCTTAATAATCTCCCGGAGTTGTTTATGTTCGCTTCTGCATCGTCAAATAATCCCTGAACTGAATATAGCTTAGCTTGTGTTTGTATTGCATCTACATAGTCTACTACACGATACTCATCTTTTCTAACAGATTCCAGAATGGAAACGGCATCTTTCAAGTTTTTTTCTGCATTTTCATATTGCCCCAGTTTTAATTGTAAGTCAGCAATATGAGTCAGTTCAACACCGTAATCAGGGTCTTGATTGTCATACTTTGCCCTAGATGCGAAGAGCGCCTTATCCAAGGTTTCTGATGCTAATTTGTACTGGTCGGTTATTTCGTAATAAGTGGCAAGGTGATTTAATATCTCGACATAATCTTTATGCCATGTATCAATCTCTTTATCAATTATTTTAAAGAAGCTCTCCTGGTAGATTTTGTTAGCTTCTTCAAAATTGTCTGTATATTCCACAAAGTGATTAGCAAGTTCTATCTTTCCTAAATGGTAAGCAGGTGATTCCTCGCCATATAGGTTTTTCTCAATTTCAAGTATCTCTCTTAAGTTCTGCTCGGCATGTG
This genomic window contains:
- a CDS encoding DUF4440 domain-containing protein yields the protein MKKIITTLLTAAILASCSSKQNPNNYSLEITKQDTTDLKHLKTTLWPTSYHQGKPEMLDQILHEYFEMIGHSGEVSDKRFELEWVKNNHVAPDSFYYEIKRLDIFNNGTAVIAGTGHVFNDSTKSTYESSNVLIKENGKWKAILSHVSGVK
- a CDS encoding enoyl-CoA hydratase/isomerase family protein, which translates into the protein MFEFLKYELDYGVATITLNRPEVYNAFNDGLSYELQDALKQATRDDSVRVVVITGEGKAFCSGQDLKASSKAEKRSFIDSLHKRYNPIIRAMRNMPKPIIGRLNGVAAGAGCSLALACDIVVAAEESMLVEVFVNIGLVLDSGSSYFLPRLVGSAKAFEMSTMGTRVKGKEAFEMGLVNKVVPLSELDAAVKEYTDFYASAPTKAIGMMKKMLNKAGNSSLDEMLDYEAYCQEIAGSSEDYKEGVNAFLEKRKANFKGK
- a CDS encoding porin family protein, encoding MRNALLVSIFFIYSVSALATGSPEERKPAKTHKKMAQPDVPGTLVIDFGFNILQNNDPEIATELLGSRTINFYYLRDFRIANTKFFILPGIGLGLDRYKFDEDVTPVKGFDADGQETIAFDTIFGGGMKKSMLVTNYIDIPVEVRFYANPSDTKRSFKAGVGFKVGYLFNSHTKIKQDVDGEIYKTKVHNDFNLSKFRYGVTARVGVGGFNVFYYQSLNTLWNTDDGFAGSEVNNATIGISFTGF
- a CDS encoding CHAT domain-containing protein yields the protein MYSFVKPLFLTLCLGLIFSPSFSQNWDKYLDKADEQYEEGDYEKAKKTLDKFKKKVIKKLGASNEYMPGYHLRSAKFNLALGYLSEFENGVENAIQSSIAANGENSSAHGHNLIAIAEIVAHYGNYLESKKYLDKGVKTLQETNSYDENTKAKTELTTAEILTGQGYYTEALKYIEEHLEYFRSRAVTKESYVDEDGKLKTRRLEDEEVKERLGDYANLLTLKSNALRLKGSFKSADSAFVRSEAWISSNLGKKDIRYVKNQFLHGKLLVENGLDVDNMPKETRFDKTLDILKRDYEESHYLAFDLYETLLKQYLYTNQKAKYKGVKIEYEKAIKKNFRKTSLHYLNLETIEFDSKLTKDRTRNLEAEANAILTTTRALPKYHQKRISLLEFLYRLDIQKRNFTHAEQNLREILEIEKNLYGEESPAYHLGKIELANHFVEYTDNFEEANKIYQESFFKIIDKEIDTWHKDYVEILNHLATYYEITDQYKLASETLDKALFASRAKYDNQDPDYGVELTHIADLQLKLGQYENAEKNLKDAVSILESVRKDEYRVVDYVDAIQTQAKLYSVQGLFDDAEANINNSGRLLRRAKETVVYDELAAGEELASLYITLGRYSETEDLLDELIAGYQTRYGSSSRRLISPLVNKGKLQLINGEYPKAEQTAKQALSIANSTFGEKSSKTAPALKLLSEVNSSIGDFDNAEENINKAITIQRAQFGNNHVDVAKSLTDLGLIKFHNGENLKEAEKIMEEAKGIIAAKLGNRNPTYANILTDLAKVYISERRYDDAFNSLTLAENIWVAKVGKRNNINAAAIYTLIGDIYYLQRNYDLAEEQYEKSKKLYERFFNKNHPEYVKIISKLSKVYYMEGDTKQSLKNIEEALANYQNFIRDYFPALSEREKAKYWNTIKSDYEFYNTLAFSNMQDDAELVGDVYNNALLTKAILLNSSIKIRERILNSNDEDLKNKYNNWIDKKEQLTNAISMSAEQLAENQIDPGALSNQVEALEKELSQKSELFSQSFEDKKIQWEDVQKVLKPNEVAIEMVRFRYFDHTFSDSVVYAAMYVKNDKDFKNPKVILINNGEELENRYFKNYRNSIIFRLKDSYSYNQYWKPIEDVVGQFATVYLSADGVYNQINLESVPTNDGKYVIDRSNIVLVSNTKDIYIRQVKTQLIQEEKRASMFGNPNFYLTADAGEINPLPGTELELKELRKVLKNEGWIANVYSEQAAREEQIKKLDNPRIFHIATHGFFSPAKEIKANDELTLSESQASQNPLLRTGLLLTGAGDLLNKTSYNYNIENGILTAYEAMNLNLDKTDLVVLSACETGLGELAVGEGVYGLQRAFIVAGAKTLIMSMFKVDDAATQELMVKFYTKWLQTGKKRESFVEAKKELRIEYPDPIFWGAFIMIGLD